The Streptomyces pactum genome contains a region encoding:
- a CDS encoding vWA domain-containing protein, whose product MNTPASSTAASAPTPVSAPSPAPPQVSASARASAPPQVSVSAPADPQARTDPQTRTDPRARTDPQAPVRLDLDKLFAARLQAARARPYLATALFALCVVPSRRVPTMAVDRYWRCYASPVFVDRTPLEELAGVWVHEVSHLLRDHHGRGDRVARERGLTGPAERLRMNIAADCEINDDVFGDGLVRPEGAVDPGLLRLPEGQLMEDYLRQFRLGRLTESVAWLDCGSGADGLEREWDLGPDGADGLSEQERDAVRFRVAQGINARPGHAPKGWQRWAEQAFHPPQPWRELLGAAVRSAACGGGAGEDYTYGRPARRSASLPGVVLPSLRRRPPRVAVVIDTSGSVSDAELGSALLEVAAIARAVGGRRDLVTVVPCDAAARVAHSLCRAEGIPLVGGGGTDLRTGFSKALRGRPAPDAVVVLTDGQTPWPDTRPPCRTVVGLFPRQRARASWDEDDPDHVPDSPPDWVRVVEIGSAPPGGR is encoded by the coding sequence ATGAACACGCCCGCGTCGAGTACGGCGGCGAGCGCACCGACTCCGGTGTCCGCGCCGTCTCCTGCGCCCCCTCAGGTGTCCGCCTCGGCTCGGGCGAGTGCACCGCCTCAGGTGTCCGTGTCGGCTCCGGCGGACCCCCAGGCCCGGACGGACCCGCAAACCCGGACGGACCCCCGGGCCCGGACGGACCCCCAGGCACCGGTGAGGCTCGACCTCGACAAGCTCTTCGCCGCCCGGCTCCAGGCGGCGAGGGCCCGGCCCTACCTGGCGACGGCGCTGTTCGCCCTGTGCGTCGTCCCGTCGCGGCGGGTGCCGACGATGGCCGTCGACCGGTACTGGCGGTGCTACGCCTCACCGGTCTTCGTGGACCGGACGCCCCTGGAGGAACTGGCCGGGGTCTGGGTGCACGAGGTGTCGCACCTGCTGCGCGACCACCACGGGCGCGGTGACCGGGTCGCGCGGGAGCGCGGACTGACCGGTCCCGCGGAACGGCTGCGCATGAACATCGCCGCGGACTGCGAGATCAACGACGACGTGTTCGGCGACGGGCTGGTCCGGCCCGAGGGCGCGGTCGATCCCGGGCTGTTGAGGCTGCCCGAGGGGCAGCTCATGGAGGACTACCTGCGCCAGTTCCGGCTCGGGCGGCTCACCGAGAGTGTGGCCTGGCTGGACTGCGGCAGCGGCGCCGACGGCCTCGAACGGGAGTGGGACCTCGGACCGGACGGCGCGGACGGCCTCAGCGAGCAGGAACGGGACGCCGTGCGTTTCCGGGTGGCACAGGGCATCAACGCCCGCCCGGGCCACGCCCCGAAGGGGTGGCAGCGGTGGGCGGAGCAGGCCTTCCACCCGCCGCAGCCCTGGCGGGAACTGCTGGGCGCGGCGGTCCGCTCGGCCGCCTGTGGAGGCGGCGCGGGCGAGGACTACACGTACGGCCGGCCGGCGCGGCGCTCGGCCTCGCTGCCCGGCGTCGTGCTGCCGAGCCTGCGGCGCAGACCGCCCCGGGTCGCCGTGGTCATCGACACCTCCGGGTCGGTCAGCGACGCCGAACTGGGCAGCGCGCTCCTGGAGGTCGCCGCGATCGCCCGCGCCGTCGGCGGCCGCCGCGACCTGGTCACGGTCGTGCCGTGCGACGCGGCGGCCCGGGTCGCCCACTCCCTGTGCCGTGCCGAGGGGATCCCCCTGGTGGGCGGGGGCGGAACGGACCTGCGCACGGGCTTCTCCAAGGCGCTGCGCGGGCGTCCCGCACCGGACGCCGTCGTGGTCCTGACCGACGGGCAGACGCCCTGGCCGGACACCCGGCCGCCCTGCCGGACGGTGGTGGGCCTGTTCCCCCGGCAGCGGGCGCGCGCCTCCTGGGACGAGGACGATCCCGACCACGTGCCGGACTCACCGCCCGACTGGGTGCGCGTGGTGGAGATCGGGTCGGCCCCGCCCGGTGGCCGGTGA
- a CDS encoding CoA-binding protein, translated as MYGDEATVRKILTELGDTWAVVGLSSNRERAAYGVAEVLRRFGKRVVPVHPKAETVHGERGYASLADIPFDVDVVDVFVNSDLAGPVAEEAVAKGAGAVWFQLGVIDEAAYERTRAAGLEMVMDRCPAIEIPRLG; from the coding sequence GTGTACGGCGACGAGGCAACCGTCCGCAAGATCCTCACCGAGCTCGGCGACACCTGGGCCGTGGTGGGCCTGTCCTCCAACCGGGAGCGCGCGGCGTACGGCGTCGCCGAGGTGCTGCGGCGCTTCGGCAAGCGCGTCGTGCCGGTGCATCCCAAGGCCGAGACGGTGCACGGCGAGCGGGGGTACGCGTCCCTCGCGGACATCCCCTTCGACGTGGACGTCGTCGACGTCTTCGTCAACAGCGACCTGGCCGGACCGGTCGCCGAGGAGGCGGTCGCGAAGGGCGCCGGGGCCGTCTGGTTCCAGCTCGGTGTGATCGACGAGGCCGCGTACGAGCGGACCCGGGCCGCGGGCCTGGAGATGGTGATGGACCGCTGCCCGGCGATCGAGATCCCGCGGCTCGGCTGA